A region of Etheostoma cragini isolate CJK2018 chromosome 24, CSU_Ecrag_1.0, whole genome shotgun sequence DNA encodes the following proteins:
- the LOC117939296 gene encoding retinol dehydrogenase 16-like isoform X1, whose amino-acid sequence MSSLFVLPAMYLYLLGLVVIYYLYRWVRELPRVPDKGNKYVYITGCDTGFGNLLARHLDKKGFRVIASCFSERGEEDLKKACSSNLITTHLDVRSKDSVAKVAAMIKDKVGERGLWAVVNNAGVSVPSAPSDWLTIDDYKSMLDVNLNGVIAVTLSVLPLIKKARGRVVNVASVFGRISITGGPYTISKYGVEAFNDSLRLNMAPFGVKVLCIEPGFFKTNVTDATILTNNVNMLWNKLPQETRDDYGTEYLRKCLEVITDKVSKMSDGDLMKVVSCMEHAVSAVRPRTRYSPGWDAKLFWLPLSYMPSCFTDYLINLDAITIAKKVQ is encoded by the exons ATGTCTTCCCTCTTTGTTCTTCCAGCCATGTACCTGTATCTGCTAGGGCTGGTGGTTATCTACTACCTGTACCGCTGGGTTAGGGAGCTACCCAGGGTCCCTGACAAGGGCAACAAGTATGTGTACATCACAGGCTGTGACACTGGCTTTGGCAACCTCCTGGCCCGCCATCTTGACAAGAAGGGGTTCAGAGTGATCGCCTCGTGTTTCAGCGAGAGGGGAGAAGAGGATCTGAAGAAGGCCTGCTCCAGCAACCTTATCACAACACACCTAGATGTTAGGTCCAAGGACAGCGTTGCCAAAGTTGCAGCAATGATAAAGGACAAAGTTGGCGAGCGTG GCTTATGGGCTGTAGTGAACAATGCAGGTGTGTCTGTTCCCTCTGCCCCGAGTGATTGGCTGACCATCGATGACTACAAATCCATGCTGGATGTTAACTTGAATGGAGTGATCGCAGTGACCCTGAGCGTCCTGCCGCTAATTAAGAAAGCCAGGGGAAGGGTGGTCAATGTAGCCAGTGTGTTTGGGAGGATCAGTATCACAGGAGGGCCGTACACTATCTCTAAGTATGGTGTGGAGGCTTTCAATGACAGCCTCAG GTTAAACATGGCGCCTTTTGGGGTGAAAGTCCTCTGCATTGAGCCAGGCttcttcaaaacaaatgtgaCTGACGCTACTATCCTAACCAACAATGTGAATATGCTGTGGAACAAACTGCCCCAGGAGACGCGGGATGACTATGGAACTGAATATCTAAGAAAGT GCTTAGAGGTAATTACAGACAAAGTTTCCAAGATGAGTGATGGAGATCTGATGAAGGTGGTCAGCTGTATGGAGCATGCTGTATCAGCTGTGCGGCCCCGCACCCGCTACTCCCCAGGCTGGGACGCCAAGCTTTTCTGGCTGCCGCTGTCCTACATGCCATCCTGTTTCACTGATTATCTGATCAACCTAGACGCCATTACTATTGCCAAGAAGGTGCAATAA
- the LOC117939296 gene encoding retinol dehydrogenase 16-like isoform X2 — translation MILAMYLYLLGLVVIYYLYRWVRELPRVPDKGNKYVYITGCDTGFGNLLARHLDKKGFRVIASCFSERGEEDLKKACSSNLITTHLDVRSKDSVAKVAAMIKDKVGERGLWAVVNNAGVSVPSAPSDWLTIDDYKSMLDVNLNGVIAVTLSVLPLIKKARGRVVNVASVFGRISITGGPYTISKYGVEAFNDSLRLNMAPFGVKVLCIEPGFFKTNVTDATILTNNVNMLWNKLPQETRDDYGTEYLRKCLEVITDKVSKMSDGDLMKVVSCMEHAVSAVRPRTRYSPGWDAKLFWLPLSYMPSCFTDYLINLDAITIAKKVQ, via the exons ATGATACTGG CCATGTACCTGTATCTGCTAGGGCTGGTGGTTATCTACTACCTGTACCGCTGGGTTAGGGAGCTACCCAGGGTCCCTGACAAGGGCAACAAGTATGTGTACATCACAGGCTGTGACACTGGCTTTGGCAACCTCCTGGCCCGCCATCTTGACAAGAAGGGGTTCAGAGTGATCGCCTCGTGTTTCAGCGAGAGGGGAGAAGAGGATCTGAAGAAGGCCTGCTCCAGCAACCTTATCACAACACACCTAGATGTTAGGTCCAAGGACAGCGTTGCCAAAGTTGCAGCAATGATAAAGGACAAAGTTGGCGAGCGTG GCTTATGGGCTGTAGTGAACAATGCAGGTGTGTCTGTTCCCTCTGCCCCGAGTGATTGGCTGACCATCGATGACTACAAATCCATGCTGGATGTTAACTTGAATGGAGTGATCGCAGTGACCCTGAGCGTCCTGCCGCTAATTAAGAAAGCCAGGGGAAGGGTGGTCAATGTAGCCAGTGTGTTTGGGAGGATCAGTATCACAGGAGGGCCGTACACTATCTCTAAGTATGGTGTGGAGGCTTTCAATGACAGCCTCAG GTTAAACATGGCGCCTTTTGGGGTGAAAGTCCTCTGCATTGAGCCAGGCttcttcaaaacaaatgtgaCTGACGCTACTATCCTAACCAACAATGTGAATATGCTGTGGAACAAACTGCCCCAGGAGACGCGGGATGACTATGGAACTGAATATCTAAGAAAGT GCTTAGAGGTAATTACAGACAAAGTTTCCAAGATGAGTGATGGAGATCTGATGAAGGTGGTCAGCTGTATGGAGCATGCTGTATCAGCTGTGCGGCCCCGCACCCGCTACTCCCCAGGCTGGGACGCCAAGCTTTTCTGGCTGCCGCTGTCCTACATGCCATCCTGTTTCACTGATTATCTGATCAACCTAGACGCCATTACTATTGCCAAGAAGGTGCAATAA
- the atp5f1b gene encoding ATP synthase subunit beta, mitochondrial has protein sequence MLGAVGRCCTGALQALKPGVQPLKALVGSPAVLSRRDYVAPAAAAAAASGRIVAVIGAVVDVQFDEDLPPILNALEVAGRDSRLVLEVAQHLGENTVRTIAMDGTEGLVRGQKVLDTGAPIRIPVGPETLGRIMNVIGEPIDERGPISTKQTAPIHAEAPEFTDMSVEQEILVTGIKVVDLLAPYAKGGKIGLFGGAGVGKTVLIMELINNVAKAHGGYSVFAGVGERTREGNDLYHEMIESGVINLKDTTSKVALVYGQMNEPPGARARVALTGLTVAEYFRDQEGQDVLLFIDNIFRFTQAGSEVSALLGRIPSAVGYQPTLATDMGTMQERITTTKKGSITSVQAIYVPADDLTDPAPATTFAHLDATTVLSRAIAELGIYPAVDPLDSTSRIMDPNIVGTEHYEIARGVQKILQDYKSLQDIIAILGMDELSEEDKLTVARARKIQRFLSQPFQVAEVFTGHMGKLVPLKETIKGFQSILAGEYDSLPEQAFYMVGPIEEVVLKAEKLAEEHS, from the exons atgttgggAGCTGTGGGACGCTGCTGCACCGGGGCATTACAGGCTCTTAAGCCTGGGGTTCAGCCCCTTAAGGCTCTCGTTGGATCCCCAGCCGTCCTTTCAC GAAGAGACTATGTCGCACCTGCCGCAGCTGCCGCTGCCGCCTCCGGCCGCATTGTGGCTGTCATCGGTGCCGTTGTCGACGTTCAGTTCGATGAGGACCTTCCTCCCATTCTTAATGCCCTGGAGGTCGCTGGCCGTGATTCCAGGCTAGTCCTGGAGGTGGCACAGCATCTTG gaGAGAACACAGTGCGCACCATTGCTATGGATGGTACTGAGGGTCTGGTCCGTGGACAGAAGGTTCTGGACACTGGTGCCCCCATCAGAATCCCAGTGGGTCCTGAGACTCTGGGCAGGATTATGAATGTCATTGGTGAGCCCATCGACGAAAGGGGTCCCATCTCCACCAAGCA GACTGCACCTATCCATGCTGAGGCCCCTGAATTCACTGACATGAGTGTGGAGCAGGAGATTCTGGTGACTGGCATCAAGGTGGTGGACCTTTTGGCCCCCTATGCCAAGGGAGGAAAGATTG GTCTGTTCGGTGGTGCTGGTGTGGGCAAGACTGTATTGATCATGGAGCTGATCAACAATGTGGCCAAGGCCCATGGTGGTTACTCTGTGTTTGCTGGTGTGGGAGAGCGTACCCGTGAGGGAAATGACTTGTACCATGAAATGATTGAGTCTGGTGTCATCAACCTGAAGGACACCACCTCCAAG GTGGCGCTGGTATACGGACAGATGAATGAGCCTCCTGGTGCCCGCGCCAGAGTGGCTCTGACTGGACTGACCGTAGCAGAGTACTTCCGTGACCAGGAGGGACAGGATGTGCTTCTCTTCATCGACAACATCTTCCGCTTCACACAGGCTGGCTCTGAG GTGTCTGCCCTGCTGGGTCGTATCCCCTCTGCTGTGGGTTACCAGCCCACTCTGGCCACTGACATGGGTACCATGCAGGAGAGAATCACAACCACCAAGAAGGGATCAATCACATCTGTGCAG GCCATTTATGTGCCCGCTGATGATTTGACTGACCCTGCCCCCGCCACCACCTTTGCTCACTTGGATGCCACCACTGTACTGTCCCGTGCTATTGCTGAGCTGGGTATCTACCCCGCTGTCGATCCCCTGGATTCAACCTCCCGTATCATGGACCCCAACATTGTTGGCACCGAACACTACGAAATTGCCCGTGGTGTGCAGAAAATCCTTCAG GACTACAAATCCCTGCAGGATATCATTGCCATTCTGGGTATGGATGAGTTGTCTGAGGAGGACAAACTGACCGTGGCCCGCGCCCGCAAGATCCAGCGTTTCCTGTCCCAGCCCTTCCAGGTGGCAGAGGTCTTCACTGGCCATATGGGAAAGCTGGTGCCCCTCAAGGAAACTATCAAGGGCTTCCAGTCTATCCTTGCTG GAGAGTACGATAGTCTGCCCGAGCAGGCCTTCTACATGGTCGGTCCCATCGAGGAAGTCGTTCTGAAGGCAGAGAAGCTGGCTGAGGAGCACTCATAA
- the LOC117939296 gene encoding retinol dehydrogenase 16-like isoform X3, whose amino-acid sequence MYLYLLGLVVIYYLYRWVRELPRVPDKGNKYVYITGCDTGFGNLLARHLDKKGFRVIASCFSERGEEDLKKACSSNLITTHLDVRSKDSVAKVAAMIKDKVGERGLWAVVNNAGVSVPSAPSDWLTIDDYKSMLDVNLNGVIAVTLSVLPLIKKARGRVVNVASVFGRISITGGPYTISKYGVEAFNDSLRLNMAPFGVKVLCIEPGFFKTNVTDATILTNNVNMLWNKLPQETRDDYGTEYLRKCLEVITDKVSKMSDGDLMKVVSCMEHAVSAVRPRTRYSPGWDAKLFWLPLSYMPSCFTDYLINLDAITIAKKVQ is encoded by the exons ATGTACCTGTATCTGCTAGGGCTGGTGGTTATCTACTACCTGTACCGCTGGGTTAGGGAGCTACCCAGGGTCCCTGACAAGGGCAACAAGTATGTGTACATCACAGGCTGTGACACTGGCTTTGGCAACCTCCTGGCCCGCCATCTTGACAAGAAGGGGTTCAGAGTGATCGCCTCGTGTTTCAGCGAGAGGGGAGAAGAGGATCTGAAGAAGGCCTGCTCCAGCAACCTTATCACAACACACCTAGATGTTAGGTCCAAGGACAGCGTTGCCAAAGTTGCAGCAATGATAAAGGACAAAGTTGGCGAGCGTG GCTTATGGGCTGTAGTGAACAATGCAGGTGTGTCTGTTCCCTCTGCCCCGAGTGATTGGCTGACCATCGATGACTACAAATCCATGCTGGATGTTAACTTGAATGGAGTGATCGCAGTGACCCTGAGCGTCCTGCCGCTAATTAAGAAAGCCAGGGGAAGGGTGGTCAATGTAGCCAGTGTGTTTGGGAGGATCAGTATCACAGGAGGGCCGTACACTATCTCTAAGTATGGTGTGGAGGCTTTCAATGACAGCCTCAG GTTAAACATGGCGCCTTTTGGGGTGAAAGTCCTCTGCATTGAGCCAGGCttcttcaaaacaaatgtgaCTGACGCTACTATCCTAACCAACAATGTGAATATGCTGTGGAACAAACTGCCCCAGGAGACGCGGGATGACTATGGAACTGAATATCTAAGAAAGT GCTTAGAGGTAATTACAGACAAAGTTTCCAAGATGAGTGATGGAGATCTGATGAAGGTGGTCAGCTGTATGGAGCATGCTGTATCAGCTGTGCGGCCCCGCACCCGCTACTCCCCAGGCTGGGACGCCAAGCTTTTCTGGCTGCCGCTGTCCTACATGCCATCCTGTTTCACTGATTATCTGATCAACCTAGACGCCATTACTATTGCCAAGAAGGTGCAATAA